From a single Bacillus pseudomycoides DSM 12442 genomic region:
- a CDS encoding thioredoxin family protein has product MKKMLFFIITILSIFTLIFVLTNKGTKSEKTISTEEVNYYKNQITPEQLQQDLSNHKTKIVYFYKTTCPHCQRISPIVVPMTKNMNIDMQVLNLEEYKQGWDMFQIKGTPTIISYKDGKEMNRILGEQSLQTFQTWFKNNK; this is encoded by the coding sequence ATGAAAAAAATGCTTTTTTTCATTATTACTATTTTATCAATATTTACACTTATTTTTGTTCTAACCAATAAAGGAACAAAAAGTGAAAAAACCATAAGTACTGAGGAGGTAAATTATTATAAAAATCAAATTACCCCTGAACAATTGCAACAAGATCTATCAAATCACAAAACAAAAATAGTTTATTTCTACAAAACAACCTGTCCGCATTGCCAAAGGATTTCACCAATTGTAGTTCCTATGACAAAAAATATGAATATTGATATGCAAGTTTTGAATCTAGAAGAATATAAACAAGGTTGGGATATGTTTCAAATAAAAGGAACACCTACAATTATTTCTTACAAAGATGGAAAGGAAATGAATCGTATATTAGGCGAACAGTCTTTACAAACGTTTCAAACATGGTTTAAAAACAACAAATAA
- a CDS encoding DMT family transporter: MSKQTIAYIQMSFAMVAIGSFVIVNKYIIKELPIFIASELRLLIACLILLPLFLYKGEKMPKLVKKDYIIFFLQSFIGVFLFSVCTLYGLRQTTALDSGIIMSCTPAIMALISYYFLKERLGMNKIGGILLTILGTLSINVFGQVLNFNVGSHSLIGNMLIFCAVIGEAIFFSFGKLISTPLRPLTMTTIMSLTGAVLFLPSAIYQSLHFNFLTVSPLAWLLVLYTGVVITVLAVLLMNQGLEVVSAGTAAVFTALMPISTVILSAFILHEPLFWYHIFGMTLVILGIFVITNSSSESKEMFERSRQENM, from the coding sequence ATGTCCAAACAAACAATTGCTTATATTCAAATGTCATTTGCAATGGTTGCAATTGGAAGCTTCGTTATTGTTAATAAGTACATTATTAAAGAACTTCCTATATTTATTGCTTCTGAGCTTAGATTACTGATTGCTTGCTTAATATTACTTCCTTTATTTTTATATAAAGGTGAAAAAATGCCTAAACTAGTAAAAAAGGATTACATCATATTTTTTCTTCAAAGTTTTATAGGGGTGTTTTTATTTAGTGTTTGCACATTATATGGTTTAAGACAAACAACAGCTTTAGATAGCGGCATTATTATGAGTTGTACGCCTGCAATAATGGCTTTAATCTCTTATTATTTTCTAAAAGAAAGATTAGGAATGAATAAAATAGGAGGGATTCTTTTAACTATTTTAGGTACATTGTCTATCAATGTTTTTGGTCAGGTATTAAATTTTAATGTAGGCTCGCACTCATTAATAGGAAATATGTTAATCTTCTGTGCTGTTATTGGAGAAGCGATTTTCTTTTCCTTTGGAAAATTAATTTCTACCCCTTTAAGACCTTTAACGATGACAACAATTATGAGTTTGACAGGTGCGGTATTATTTTTGCCTTCTGCAATATATCAATCTTTACATTTTAACTTTTTAACTGTATCTCCATTGGCGTGGCTACTCGTATTATATACAGGAGTTGTAATTACTGTATTAGCTGTTCTATTAATGAATCAAGGGTTAGAAGTGGTATCAGCGGGGACAGCGGCAGTATTTACTGCTTTAATGCCTATAAGCACAGTAATTTTATCAGCCTTTATATTACATGAACCTCTCTTCTGGTATCATATTTTTGGAATGACATTGGTTATTTTGGGTATTTTTGTTATTACTAACTCTTCGAGTGAAAGTAAAGAAATGTTTGAAAGAAGCAGGCAAGAAAATATGTAA